One region of Parambassis ranga chromosome 12, fParRan2.1, whole genome shotgun sequence genomic DNA includes:
- the dusp4 gene encoding dual specificity protein phosphatase 4 → MEDLCEMDCSVLKRLLKDDSAKCLLLDCRSFLAFSAGHIRGAVNARCNTIVRRRAKGSVLRLDQILAGDEEVRGRLRCGMYSAVVLYDERTPDSDMVKEDSTLALVLNALCRDASGTDVYLLKGGYDRFFTEYPEFCLKNKSLPSLTSQSSIDSSCSSCGTPHNDQGGPVEILPFLYLGSALHASKKEVLDAIGISALLNVSADCPNHFEGTYQYKCIPVEDNHKEDISCWFLEAIEFIDSVRDSSGRVLVHCQAGISRSATICLAYLMKRKRVRLDEAFEFVRRRRSIISPNFSFMGQLLQFESQLLATSCAAEAAATASPLLGPKSTTTTNSTTATPSSPFIFNFPVSVVNPAYLHHSPITTSPGC, encoded by the exons ATGGAGGATCTGTGCGAGATGGACTGCTCGGTGTTGAAGCGGCTCCTGAAGGACGACAGCGCTAAGTGCCTGCTACTGGACTGCCGCTCCTTCCTCGCCTTCAGCGCCGGCCACATCCGGGGCGCCGTCAACGCCCGCTGTAACACTATCGTCCGCCGCAGGGCAAAGGGCTCCGTGCTGAGGCTGGACCAGATACTGGCCGGGGATGAGGAGGTGCGGGGCCGCCTGCGCTGTGGGATGTACTCCGCCGTGGTGCTGTACGATGAGAGGACTCCGGATTCGGACATGGTGAAGGAGGACAGCACCTTGGCTCTGGTGCTCAACGCGCTGTGTAGGGACGCCTCGGGCACAGACGTATACCTGCTCAAAG GTGGATATGACAGATTTTTCACAGAGTATCCAGAgttctgtttaaaaaacaaatccttaccgtccctcaccagcCAGTCTAGCATCGACTCTTCCTGCTCATCGTGCGGAACGCCACACAATGACCAG GGTGGTCCGGTTGAGATCCTTCCGTTCCTTTACCTTGGCAGTGCACTCCACGCTTCAAAGAAGGAGGTTCTGGACGCCATTGGCATCTCTGCCTTGCTGAATGTGTCCGCTGACTGTCCCAACCACTTTGAGGGGACTTACCAGTACAAATGTATCCCTGTGGAGGACAACCACAAAGAGGACATCAGCTGCTGGTTCCTGGAGGCTATCGAGTTCATAG atTCAGTGCGGGATTCCAGTGGGCGAGTTCTGGTCCATTGTCAAGCTGGGATCTCCCGCTCCGCTACCATCTGCTTGGCCTACCTGATGAAGAGGAAACGGGTGCGTCTGGACGAAGCATTCGAGTTCGTACGCCGACGCCGCAGCATTATCTCTCCCAACTTCAGCTTTATGGGACAGCTCCTGCAGTTCGAGTCGCAGCTCCTCGCCACCTCATGCGCCGCAGAAGCGGCCGCCACAGCAAGCCCGCTGCTCGGACCCAAGTCGACGACAACCACCAACTCAACGACGGCCACGCCCTCTTCTCCATTCATCTTTAACTTCCCGGTTTCTGTGGTGAACCCCGCCTACCTGCATCACAGTCCCATCACAACATCCCCCGGCTGCTGA